gaccagtcaaaatgactggtgtggtatatctagtgttaaggACAGTAATGAAAATTCGGACACACTAGAGAACGCTGCTTTCGGTTCAAATTTTAATTGGATCATCCGACCCATTTTCTTTGGTCCCTTCGAATCAGGATATTCAAACGAGAAGAGTTCCCTCTCTGGGAACGGGATATTTTCAACTTATTAAGGACAGTAAGGAAACTTCGGACACACTAGAGAGCGCTGCTTTCGGTTCAAATTTTAATTGGATCATCCGGCCCATTTTCTTTGGTCACTTTTGATCGAACGAAAATGCTCCGAATCAGGATATTCAAAAGAGAAGAATTTCTTCTCTGGGAACGGGATATTTTCAACTTATTAAGGACAGTAAGGAAAATTCGGACACACTAGGGAGCGCTGCGCACCAAAGCTGATTACGCCTTTTGAAGGATTGTGCATTTGAACCAACTATTATGGTAGGCTGTTTTTGTAGGACCATTCACTTTCAGGACTTTCGAATTTCCACAGAATTTCCCTTTTACCGAAATTATCGAAATTTCCACAGGATTACCGAAAACggtatattttttgtttaatttaattcgtACACTATAGAGGGCGCTAGCAGTTTTCTATTCGCTTCTGGCAGTAACTTTATATTCGAAACCgctagagggcgctgctgtTCAATGAGGCATCGCATTTTCTATAATCTTTTTTTCGCTGAAGATTAAGGTTATTagtataaattattttaaaaaatttttGAGCTTAGACAAACGCACAAAAATTTCATCTTCtaaacatattttcaaatgCACATTACGATATTACATTTACAAAGCGGAATGTGTTGGCCAGACGGGGCTATTTTCACGCATGCCGTCAATCAGTTTTGACAGccattttccatgttttgtttccttggccatttctttttttttttcttttccatttcggaAATCGCAATTTCATCGTACACAGAATCGCCGAGTCCATCCAAAACGCATCATGTCGGACAAGGAAAGTAAGGAAAAGCCCAAGCTAGACCTTGGATTGCTTGAAGAAGATGATGAATTTGAGGAGTTTCCTGCAGAAGGTTAGTTTAGTGGTGTAGCAAGTGGCCCAGCACCGTACTGATGATTTCCATATTCCGGCAGATTGGGCTGGTAACaaagaggacgaagaggagcTAAGCGTGTGGGAAGACAACTGGGATGACGATAAC
The Anopheles cruzii unplaced genomic scaffold, idAnoCruzAS_RS32_06 scaffold03042_ctg1, whole genome shotgun sequence DNA segment above includes these coding regions:
- the LOC128276912 gene encoding 26S proteasome complex subunit SEM1-like, which encodes MSDKESKEKPKLDLGLLEEDDEFEEFPAEDWAGNKEDEEELSVWEDNWDDDNVEDDFNQQLRAQLEKHK